Below is a window of Cryobacterium sp. PAMC25264 DNA.
GCCTGCCACGGCGCCGGGGCCCCTGGCGCCATTCGGCTCTATCAGGAGCTGATGGATGCCGGTGCGGACACCATCATCAAACTCGGCTCCGCCGCAGCCCTGCTGCGCGGCATCGGCCCGGGCGATCTCATCATGGCGGAGTCCTGCGTGCGCGACGACGGCGTGACCGGGCAACTCGTGCCCGCGGGCTACCCGGCGGCCGCCGGCCCCGAGGTGGTGCTGGCGCTGGCCGCATCCGCTCACCGGCAGGACGCACCGCACCACCGCGGCATCGTCTGGAGCCGGGCCGCATCCTTCCCCGGCATCGTCGACCTCAACCAGGCCGGCTACGTGTCGGTCGGGGTGCTCGCCCTCGAGATGGACCTCGCGGCGCTTCTCGTGCTGGCGTCCACCCGCGGCGTGCGGGCCGGCGGCTGCCTGGTGATCGAGGGTGCCGGCGCCGTCGCCGACCCCGCGCACCTCGCCCGTGGAGCCTCCGTGGCTCTTGACGCGCTCGTCGGCCTGCCCGACGCCTGAGCCCGAACCATCGGGAGTCTCTGCCGATTGCCCCGCCAGCGGCCGCCGGCGGCTAGCATCGTCGGGTGCACATGTTCTTTCGAACCCTGCTCCACTCGCTGCTGTCGCGCTTCGGCCCTCGGCTCGGGCACTATGACGTGGCCCGCACCCGCTTCATCACGCTGCCCACCGACCAGGACATCCTGCGGCACATGAACAACGGCGTGTACCTGTCGATCATGGACATCGCCCGATTCGACATGCTGCACCGCACCGGCATCTGGGCGATCTTCCAAGCCAAGGGCTGGTACCCGGTCGTGGTGTCCGAGACCATCAGCTTCCGCAAGTCACTCACCCTCGGCCAGCGTTTCACGGTGGAGTCCCGCATCCTGGGCTTCGACGAGAAGGCAGTCTATGTGGAGCAACGCTTCGTGCGACCCAGCGCGGATGCCGACGGTTCCGTCGAGGTCTACGCCCGCGGCTTCATCCGCGGCCGGTTCCTCAAGCGCTCGGGCGGTGTCGTGACCATCGACGAACTCATCGACGCCGT
It encodes the following:
- a CDS encoding nucleoside phosphorylase; this translates as MNQAHPFPPAGRPTAGLPFTGLPRTGLPPRALTVDDPQLAEHITHRLTDVREVAGHREYRAFAGAWNDTEIVVACHGAGAPGAIRLYQELMDAGADTIIKLGSAAALLRGIGPGDLIMAESCVRDDGVTGQLVPAGYPAAAGPEVVLALAASAHRQDAPHHRGIVWSRAASFPGIVDLNQAGYVSVGVLALEMDLAALLVLASTRGVRAGGCLVIEGAGAVADPAHLARGASVALDALVGLPDA
- a CDS encoding thioesterase family protein, with product MHMFFRTLLHSLLSRFGPRLGHYDVARTRFITLPTDQDILRHMNNGVYLSIMDIARFDMLHRTGIWAIFQAKGWYPVVVSETISFRKSLTLGQRFTVESRILGFDEKAVYVEQRFVRPSADADGSVEVYARGFIRGRFLKRSGGVVTIDELIDAVGAVPDDLTVPAWLLDWSADVAMPATRAAAPSIWE